The Thioclava sp. GXIMD2076 sequence GATCGTCAGGGGCTTGTTCGGGCGGGAATAGATCGCGGGGCGGTTCATAGGATTGCCTCGATGTAGTTTTCACGGCGCGCGGTGCGCAACCAAGCTGCGACTTGATCGCGGGGCATGTTCATCGCCCCGCCTCCCCATGTCGGCCAGATCGCCGCCGTCCTCCCATAATCGGAGCGACAAGAGATAAGGCGCACCCCGGATTTCAAGCGATAGACTTTGCGGCTCATTGAGCCGCCTCCGTCTCGCTGGCGCTCTCGGGCGCGGTGTGGGCTTTGCTGTCGGTCAGAAAAACCGCAACACGCCCGCGCAAGTAGTAGGCGCGCTTATCGCGCGGGTCTGTGCAAGTGCGGGCGCGGTATTCACCGCAGGCCGAAAGTTGAACCCATGACCCATCACCCTGCGCCTTGTATTCTGCCTTGGTCATTTCGATTTGCGGCAGGGTCTCGACGGTCGGTGCACCACGATAGCAGCCCCGGCCTCTAAGCGCGATTTCATCCGCCTTGAAATTCAGGATCGGGGGTTTCGCGGGCTTCTTGGCCGGGGGGACATAGCCGCACGATTGCATGAGGTCGCGCCACTCGTCCCCGGACAGCTCCAACGCCTTACCGTCTCCAATGTGCAGGGGCAGGGGCGCGGCGCATTCGACGGTGAACAGGTCTTCATCGATCTTGCTCCCTTTCGGCTTGTCGGCCCCGTGTGCCCGCACGAAAACCTGCAACAGTGTCGGGGTGATTTCACCCGAATAGCGCGGAACCTCGCCCAGCATTTCGCGCTCGAACGACAGCCGGTTAAGCGTGTGGCTGATCCAGCGGCGCAGGTTCTCGCCCTCGATGACATTGCGCGCGCCCTTCATGGCTGCGGCGCGGGCATCTTCCGGCGTCATGTCGCCACGATCCACCGCCGACCACAGGTTGTAAGAGTGCATATCGCTGCGACCCAGAAAAAGCGTGATCTGTTCGGGGGTGGTGATCTTGTCCCAAAGCTCAAGCGCCTTGTGGGCGGTATTCAGGCGGCGTTGCAGGTCGCGCAGTTCGGCCAGCAGCTTTTCGATCCGGCGGGCACGGACTCGGGGGTCGTTCTTCATGTTGGCGAAACTCTCGACGCCCTCGGCGCGAAAGTTCCAATAGCCAATTGCTTTGTGGGCCTTACTCGCCTTGTCCATTGCGCTGTGCATCTGCTCTTGCGTCTTCCGCGCTTTCCGCTCGGAATGGTGGCCGACAAGGATAGGCTGGCCCATGTAGAACGCTTGAGACAGTTCGTCGGCGCGACGGGAATAGGCGCTTGCCTGCGCCGCGCGCTTGTCTGCGATGGCGTCCAGGCGGTCGGCTTTCATCTGCGCCCGCTCGGCAAGTGTCATTTCCTCCGGCTCAATCTCGCCCGCCAATTCAAGCGCCAAATCCTCGCGGGCGCAGTTCCAAGCTGGGGCAACGAAAAGCTCCTGTTTCGGTGCCCATTTGAAACCGGCTTCCTTCACGCGCTGGAAGGTCTCGGCATCAAGGCGGCTCGACGCATACAGACGCAGCTTGTTGTCTTCGGGCGAGTAGGTCGCGGAAATCGTGGTCATCTGGTCAATCCTTTGTGGTGTGCCCCTTCCGGTCTGTTGCCGAAAATCGGGGCGGGGTTTCTGGCGAGGAAGCGCGAAGCGCGCCCCTCTCCTGAAAGCCTGCCTCCCGGCGAGGGCAGGAGGGGGACCCGTGCAAGGTTGTCCGTAGGGGCGAAGGGGAGGGGGATCACCCGGCCACGCAGCTCGGCCCCCGGCCGAGACCGTGGTTGGGGAAACCCCTTCGCCCCGTTAAGCGGACGGCCTTGCGTGGGGGAACCGGCGGTTCCCTAGACGGACAGGGCGCGCTCGCGCGACCTGGCCCAAGGATGCGGGCGGCGTTCGGCTTGACCGAACCCCCCGCCAGTGTGATCGCCGCGCTCGCGCGGGGATCTCGAAACCTTCTCAGGCCAGAGCTTTCCAGCCCGCCCCGGCCAAGGGGACGGGGCAGGGCCTTGCAGGCGACGAGCTGGACGCGC is a genomic window containing:
- a CDS encoding DUF3560 domain-containing protein; its protein translation is MTTISATYSPEDNKLRLYASSRLDAETFQRVKEAGFKWAPKQELFVAPAWNCAREDLALELAGEIEPEEMTLAERAQMKADRLDAIADKRAAQASAYSRRADELSQAFYMGQPILVGHHSERKARKTQEQMHSAMDKASKAHKAIGYWNFRAEGVESFANMKNDPRVRARRIEKLLAELRDLQRRLNTAHKALELWDKITTPEQITLFLGRSDMHSYNLWSAVDRGDMTPEDARAAAMKGARNVIEGENLRRWISHTLNRLSFEREMLGEVPRYSGEITPTLLQVFVRAHGADKPKGSKIDEDLFTVECAAPLPLHIGDGKALELSGDEWRDLMQSCGYVPPAKKPAKPPILNFKADEIALRGRGCYRGAPTVETLPQIEMTKAEYKAQGDGSWVQLSACGEYRARTCTDPRDKRAYYLRGRVAVFLTDSKAHTAPESASETEAAQ